The Aureimonas mangrovi genome includes a region encoding these proteins:
- the plsX gene encoding phosphate acyltransferase PlsX produces MGGDHGPEVILAGAAIALERHPELRFALFGREDAVQPVLRKHPALKAVSTFHDCEIAVRMDDKPSQALRQGRHKSSMWKTIEAVKTGEADVAVSAGNTGALMAMAKFCLRTMANIERPAIAAVWPTVRGESVVLDVGATIGADSQQLVDFSMMGAAMARALFGVERPTVGLLNIGVEEVKGQDEIREAGRLLRETRFAGLAYHGFVEGDDLGKGTVDVVVTEGFTGNIALKTAEGTAKQIATYLRAAMSRTLLAKIGYFFAKGAFDQLRDRMDPRKVNGGVFLGLNGIVIKSHGGSDAEGTAAAIDVAHAMARSGLRGKIERDLQDFYLSVSQENAAKTVESVK; encoded by the coding sequence ATGGGAGGCGATCACGGTCCCGAGGTGATCCTGGCCGGAGCGGCCATCGCGCTGGAGCGGCATCCGGAACTGCGCTTCGCCCTGTTCGGGCGTGAAGACGCGGTGCAGCCGGTTCTTCGAAAGCATCCCGCCCTGAAGGCCGTCTCGACCTTCCACGATTGCGAGATCGCCGTCCGTATGGACGACAAGCCCTCGCAGGCTCTGCGCCAGGGTCGGCACAAATCCTCCATGTGGAAGACGATCGAGGCGGTGAAGACCGGCGAGGCGGATGTCGCGGTTTCGGCCGGCAACACCGGCGCGCTGATGGCCATGGCCAAGTTCTGCCTGCGCACGATGGCCAATATCGAGCGTCCGGCGATCGCGGCGGTCTGGCCGACGGTGCGCGGCGAGAGCGTCGTTCTCGACGTCGGGGCGACGATCGGCGCCGATTCCCAGCAGCTCGTCGATTTCTCCATGATGGGCGCGGCGATGGCGCGCGCTCTCTTCGGCGTCGAGCGTCCGACAGTCGGCCTCCTGAACATCGGCGTCGAGGAGGTGAAGGGCCAGGACGAGATCCGCGAGGCCGGCCGGCTCCTGCGCGAGACGCGCTTCGCGGGGCTTGCCTATCACGGGTTCGTCGAGGGCGACGATCTCGGCAAGGGCACCGTCGATGTCGTCGTGACCGAGGGTTTCACGGGCAATATCGCGCTGAAGACCGCCGAGGGGACAGCCAAGCAGATCGCCACCTATCTGCGCGCGGCCATGTCTCGCACGCTTCTGGCCAAGATCGGCTACTTCTTCGCCAAGGGCGCCTTCGACCAGCTTCGGGACCGCATGGATCCGCGCAAGGTCAATGGCGGCGTCTTCCTCGGCCTCAACGGCATCGTCATCAAGAGCCACGGCGGCTCGGACGCGGAAGGCACGGCCGCGGCGATCGACGTCGCCCATGCGATGGCGCGCTCGGGTCTGCGCGGGAAGATCGAGCGCGACCTTCAGGACTTCTATCTCAGCGTCTCGCAGGAGAACGCCGCCAAAACCGTGGAGTCGGTGAAATGA
- a CDS encoding I78 family peptidase inhibitor: MACDRAAAERLVGQARPTDDAARTATGASTVRQIGPGDPVTRDFRVDRVTIETDPATGRVTAASCG; the protein is encoded by the coding sequence ATGGCCTGCGATCGCGCAGCCGCCGAGCGCCTCGTCGGCCAGGCCCGGCCCACGGACGATGCCGCGCGAACCGCCACCGGAGCGTCCACCGTGCGCCAGATCGGCCCCGGCGACCCGGTGACGCGCGATTTCCGCGTCGACCGCGTGACGATCGAGACCGATCCGGCCACCGGCAGGGTCACGGCGGCGAGTTGCGGCTGA
- a CDS encoding response regulator transcription factor: MLPPPKRDRDQPSILVVEDDIEIARLVASALADASMTVETAGSGTEMDAWLRRASFDLIVLDVMLPGEDGFAICRRLRATSSVPILMLTAQHEEIDRIVGLELGADDYVTKPFSTRELAARIRSILRRAGSGQDERDASRAMRFEGWTIDPQRRQVRDPGGARVSMTTTEFDLLLALCRNPGRVLSREQLLSLTHAGLAGPIERSIDVHVSRLRQKIEPDPSQPTLLTTVRLAGYMFSARVELV; encoded by the coding sequence ATGCTGCCTCCTCCCAAGCGTGACCGCGACCAGCCGAGCATCCTCGTCGTCGAGGACGACATCGAGATCGCGCGCCTTGTCGCCTCCGCGCTCGCCGACGCCTCGATGACGGTGGAGACCGCGGGCAGCGGCACGGAGATGGATGCGTGGCTGAGGCGCGCCTCCTTCGACCTCATCGTGCTCGACGTGATGCTGCCGGGCGAGGACGGCTTTGCCATCTGCCGCCGCCTGCGCGCCACCAGCAGCGTGCCGATCCTGATGCTGACGGCCCAGCACGAGGAGATCGACCGGATCGTCGGTCTCGAACTCGGCGCCGACGACTACGTGACGAAGCCCTTCAGCACGCGCGAGCTCGCGGCGCGCATACGCAGCATCCTGCGCCGCGCCGGCAGCGGGCAGGACGAGCGCGACGCCTCGCGCGCGATGCGCTTCGAGGGCTGGACGATCGACCCGCAGCGCCGGCAGGTGCGCGATCCGGGCGGCGCGCGCGTCTCGATGACCACGACCGAATTCGACCTTCTTCTCGCGCTCTGCCGAAATCCGGGGCGCGTCCTGTCGCGCGAGCAGCTTCTGTCACTGACCCATGCCGGGCTCGCCGGGCCCATCGAGCGCAGCATCGACGTGCATGTGAGCCGGCTGCGCCAGAAGATCGAGCCGGACCCGAGCCAACCCACGCTGCTGACGACCGTGCGCCTCGCCGGCTACATGTTCTCGGCGCGGGTGGAACTGGTCTGA
- a CDS encoding integration host factor subunit alpha yields the protein MADRTITRADLAEAVFRKIGLSRTESAYLVETVLEEICSTIARGEGVKISSFGSFLVREKNERVGRNPKTGEEVPISPRRVAVFKPSNVMKERILAAHMAQAGSGEGALKAAE from the coding sequence ATGGCCGACCGGACGATCACGAGAGCTGACCTTGCCGAAGCGGTGTTCCGCAAGATCGGCCTTTCGCGCACCGAATCCGCCTATCTCGTCGAGACGGTGCTGGAGGAGATCTGCTCCACCATCGCCCGGGGCGAGGGCGTGAAGATTTCGTCCTTCGGCTCCTTCCTCGTCCGTGAAAAGAACGAGCGGGTGGGCCGCAACCCGAAGACGGGTGAGGAAGTCCCGATTTCGCCGCGCCGCGTCGCCGTCTTCAAGCCGTCCAATGTCATGAAGGAGCGCATCCTCGCGGCGCACATGGCGCAGGCCGGTAGCGGCGAGGGCGCGTTGAAGGCCGCCGAGTAG
- a CDS encoding efflux RND transporter periplasmic adaptor subunit: protein MSANRSFGPILAFALLALAACQDSEEAAAPAQGGGTPPPPPVGIVEMQPQALPVTSELPGRIAPTRIAEVRPRVGGIVLERVFEQGTNVEEGDPLFQIDPVTFEVAVEAAQASVARAEAVLTQAQAEADRTQSLVQSRTVSQANLDTAIANQRQAEADLAAARASLRQAEIELEYATIRAPISGRIGRALITEGALVSTTGTEALATIQRLDPVYADIQQPVAELLRLREALADGTLTQIEPDVAQVRLLMDNGDQYRHPGRLLFSEATVDPTSGQVTLRAEFPNPDDSLLPGMYVRVLVEQGIDQAAFAVPNQAVQRDTAGRALLYIVNAENVVESRPVTVARVVGNQSIIDSGVQQGDRVVADGFQKTGPGAPVTPVPWEAPGEAAEQSGMEDGAQAAEPEAGEGQQQPEAAAPEGGEPAAEASNPAEGGAQGDSTPEASGTARAAPVPSAAPREAQAPSETRND from the coding sequence ATGTCCGCCAACCGTTCGTTCGGCCCGATCCTCGCGTTCGCGCTTCTCGCGCTGGCTGCCTGCCAGGATAGCGAAGAGGCCGCCGCGCCCGCGCAGGGGGGCGGTACGCCGCCCCCGCCTCCTGTCGGCATCGTAGAGATGCAGCCGCAGGCCCTTCCCGTCACCTCGGAGCTGCCGGGCCGCATCGCGCCGACGCGGATCGCCGAAGTGCGTCCCCGCGTTGGCGGCATCGTGCTCGAGCGCGTCTTCGAGCAGGGCACCAATGTCGAGGAAGGCGACCCGCTCTTCCAGATCGACCCCGTCACGTTCGAGGTGGCTGTGGAGGCCGCGCAGGCGAGCGTTGCGCGCGCCGAGGCCGTGCTCACACAGGCGCAGGCCGAGGCCGACCGCACGCAGTCGCTCGTCCAGTCGCGCACGGTCAGCCAGGCCAATCTCGACACGGCAATCGCCAACCAGCGCCAGGCCGAGGCCGACCTCGCCGCTGCGCGCGCAAGCCTTCGTCAGGCCGAGATCGAGCTCGAGTACGCAACCATCCGCGCGCCGATCTCCGGCCGCATCGGACGCGCGCTCATCACGGAAGGCGCGCTCGTCTCCACGACCGGCACCGAAGCCCTCGCCACGATCCAGCGGCTCGACCCGGTCTATGCCGATATCCAGCAGCCGGTCGCGGAACTGCTGCGCCTGCGCGAGGCGCTCGCGGACGGCACGCTGACGCAAATCGAGCCCGATGTCGCGCAGGTTCGCCTGCTCATGGACAACGGCGATCAGTATCGTCATCCGGGCCGGCTTCTCTTCTCCGAAGCCACCGTCGACCCCACCAGCGGCCAGGTGACGCTGCGCGCCGAATTCCCGAACCCGGACGACAGCCTCCTGCCCGGAATGTACGTGCGGGTTTTGGTCGAGCAGGGCATCGACCAGGCCGCTTTCGCGGTGCCGAACCAGGCCGTCCAGCGTGATACCGCCGGCCGCGCGCTCCTCTACATCGTCAACGCCGAGAACGTCGTCGAGAGCCGTCCCGTCACCGTCGCGCGTGTCGTCGGAAATCAGTCGATCATAGACAGCGGCGTGCAGCAGGGTGACCGCGTGGTCGCAGACGGCTTCCAGAAGACCGGCCCCGGCGCGCCCGTGACACCGGTTCCGTGGGAAGCGCCCGGAGAGGCGGCCGAGCAGTCAGGCATGGAGGACGGTGCTCAGGCAGCCGAGCCCGAGGCCGGCGAAGGCCAGCAGCAGCCCGAAGCCGCGGCGCCGGAGGGTGGCGAGCCCGCCGCCGAGGCAAGCAATCCGGCCGAGGGTGGAGCCCAGGGCGACAGCACTCCCGAGGCATCCGGCACGGCCCGCGCCGCGCCTGTGCCCTCGGCCGCACCACGCGAGGCGCAGGCGCCTTCCGAAACGCGCAACGACTGA
- a CDS encoding ATP-binding protein, translating to MRLPRRSAPSMRGQMAVVILVAVIAVVTLGRVSEALRDTYLSIEDTDQIADLATLVTHILTDASDEERRWLVERARTPSFDPALLDTAELDGLGPPALARTAAERWLNWLFPFDGQLPAGGRQVEFEGRLAFAIPLDERTTLLIRNLPSLTSTSDFLTPLTYYLLSIITLIVLFSFYGARAISGPLDRIVDELDRTDGVAEDRHFEETGTIEVVKLARALNGMRERIRNMVDMRMRMLRSVSHDLRTPLTRLRLRAERLEDAALRQSMTADIDGIDALVTETLDYLRVDAQGEPLERVDVSSLLQTIQADFADVGFDVRYQGPDRLVAACRPVALARAVTNLCDNAVKFGTSVTIYLSRLSEGLRIDIADDGPGIPADKRALVLEPFFKLDAARGAGAQTGFGLGLSIVADIARAHGGRVEFHDRAPHGLIVRLVLPVQAA from the coding sequence ATGCGGCTTCCACGCCGCTCGGCGCCCTCCATGCGCGGGCAGATGGCGGTCGTCATCCTCGTCGCGGTGATCGCGGTGGTGACGCTCGGCCGCGTCAGCGAAGCGTTGCGCGACACCTACCTTTCCATCGAGGACACCGACCAGATCGCCGACCTCGCCACTCTCGTCACCCACATCCTGACCGACGCAAGTGATGAGGAGCGGCGCTGGCTGGTCGAACGGGCCCGCACGCCCAGCTTCGACCCCGCGCTCCTCGACACGGCCGAACTCGACGGCCTCGGGCCGCCGGCTCTTGCCAGAACGGCTGCCGAACGTTGGCTGAACTGGCTGTTTCCCTTCGACGGCCAACTGCCGGCCGGCGGCCGGCAGGTCGAGTTCGAGGGGCGCCTCGCCTTCGCGATCCCGCTCGACGAGCGCACGACGCTCCTGATCCGAAACCTGCCGAGCCTGACCTCGACGAGCGACTTCCTCACGCCGCTGACCTATTATCTCCTTTCCATCATAACCCTGATCGTCCTCTTCTCCTTCTACGGCGCGCGCGCGATCTCCGGTCCGCTCGACCGCATCGTCGATGAACTCGACCGCACCGACGGCGTCGCCGAAGACAGGCATTTCGAGGAGACCGGAACGATCGAGGTGGTGAAGCTCGCCCGCGCCCTCAACGGCATGCGCGAGCGGATCCGCAACATGGTCGACATGCGAATGCGCATGCTGCGCAGCGTCAGCCACGACCTGCGCACACCACTGACGCGCCTGCGCCTGCGGGCCGAGCGCCTGGAAGACGCGGCGCTCCGCCAGTCCATGACCGCCGACATCGACGGCATCGACGCGCTCGTGACCGAGACGCTCGACTATCTGAGGGTGGACGCGCAGGGCGAGCCGCTCGAGCGTGTCGACGTCTCGAGCCTTCTCCAGACGATCCAGGCCGATTTCGCCGATGTGGGCTTCGATGTGCGCTACCAGGGCCCGGACCGGCTCGTCGCCGCCTGCCGCCCCGTGGCGCTCGCGCGCGCGGTCACCAATCTGTGCGACAACGCGGTAAAGTTCGGCACGAGCGTGACGATCTACCTCTCGCGTCTTTCCGAGGGTCTGCGCATCGACATCGCCGACGACGGCCCCGGCATCCCGGCCGACAAGCGCGCCCTCGTGCTGGAGCCGTTCTTCAAGCTCGACGCCGCGCGCGGTGCCGGCGCGCAGACCGGCTTCGGCCTCGGTCTGTCCATTGTCGCCGACATCGCACGCGCCCATGGCGGGCGCGTGGAATTTCACGACCGGGCGCCGCACGGGCTGATCGTGCGGCTCGTCCTCCCGGTTCAGGCGGCGTGA
- a CDS encoding TetR family transcriptional regulator, which yields METREALLDAAEAVFFEKGVSRTSLTDIASAAGLTRGAIYWHFADKVALFEAMVERGSLPQEYVASMVQAHGAPDPLDLIQNSALESLRFLSGNERAKRICTIMLLRCEFVGEMERVLDRMRQADESMFRTVVAAFEEAERRRFLSRDWTAETATIAHMSTMSGLITHWLKYDCPFDLLLAGEGMMRSLFEGFRCAGACDKKLLRSA from the coding sequence ATGGAGACCCGTGAAGCCCTTCTGGACGCGGCCGAGGCGGTGTTCTTCGAGAAGGGGGTCTCCCGCACCAGCCTGACAGACATCGCGAGCGCTGCGGGGCTGACGCGCGGCGCGATCTATTGGCATTTCGCCGACAAGGTCGCGTTGTTCGAGGCGATGGTGGAGCGTGGCTCGCTGCCGCAGGAATACGTGGCGAGCATGGTGCAGGCGCATGGCGCGCCCGATCCGCTCGATCTCATCCAGAATTCCGCCCTCGAGTCCCTTCGCTTCCTGTCGGGCAACGAGCGCGCCAAGCGTATCTGTACGATCATGCTCCTGCGCTGCGAGTTCGTGGGCGAGATGGAGCGCGTTCTCGACCGGATGCGGCAGGCTGACGAATCGATGTTCAGGACGGTGGTCGCCGCCTTCGAGGAGGCCGAGCGACGCCGTTTCCTTTCGCGCGACTGGACCGCCGAGACGGCGACCATCGCGCATATGTCGACGATGTCCGGGCTTATCACGCACTGGCTGAAATACGACTGTCCTTTCGACCTCCTGCTCGCCGGGGAAGGGATGATGCGCTCGCTCTTCGAAGGTTTCCGCTGCGCCGGCGCTTGCGACAAGAAGCTTCTGCGCTCCGCCTGA
- a CDS encoding beta-ketoacyl-ACP synthase III, producing the protein MSVTRSVVRGTGSYLPARKMNNRDFEGILETSDEWIQQRTGIRNRHIAAEGETTVSMAEAAARRALDAAGLQPGDIDLIVLATATPDNTFPASAVQLQQRLGITHGFAFDLQAVCSGFVYAVTTADLYLKSGMARRALVIGSETFSRILDWEDRSTCVLFGDGAGALVLEVAEGEGTLADRGVLVSHLRSDGTHHEKLYVDGGPSSTGTVGKLRMEGREVFKHAVGMITDVIEDSFSELGIGPNDIDWFVPHQANRRIIDASAKKLGIAPEKVVTTVQDHGNTSAASIPLALDTAVRDGRVKRGDVVVLEAMGGGFTWGAVVVRW; encoded by the coding sequence ATGAGCGTCACGCGCTCCGTCGTGCGCGGGACGGGTTCGTACCTGCCGGCGCGCAAGATGAACAATCGAGACTTCGAGGGCATCCTCGAAACCTCCGACGAGTGGATCCAGCAGCGCACGGGCATTCGCAACCGCCACATCGCGGCGGAAGGCGAGACCACCGTCTCGATGGCCGAGGCCGCCGCGCGCCGCGCGCTGGACGCCGCTGGCCTCCAGCCGGGCGACATCGACCTCATCGTGCTGGCCACCGCGACACCCGACAACACGTTTCCAGCCTCCGCCGTGCAACTCCAGCAGCGCCTCGGCATCACCCACGGCTTCGCCTTCGACCTGCAGGCGGTGTGCTCGGGCTTCGTCTACGCCGTCACCACCGCCGATCTTTATCTGAAGAGCGGCATGGCCAGGCGCGCGCTGGTGATCGGGTCGGAGACCTTCTCGCGCATTCTCGACTGGGAGGACCGCTCGACCTGCGTCCTGTTCGGCGACGGCGCCGGCGCGCTGGTGCTCGAAGTTGCCGAGGGGGAGGGCACGCTGGCCGATCGCGGCGTCCTCGTCTCGCATCTGCGCTCGGACGGCACCCATCACGAGAAGCTCTATGTCGACGGCGGTCCGTCCTCCACGGGCACGGTCGGCAAGCTGCGGATGGAGGGCCGCGAGGTCTTCAAGCATGCTGTCGGCATGATCACCGACGTGATCGAGGATTCCTTCTCCGAACTCGGCATCGGGCCGAACGACATCGACTGGTTCGTGCCGCACCAGGCCAACCGCCGCATCATCGACGCTTCGGCCAAGAAGCTGGGCATCGCGCCGGAAAAGGTCGTCACCACGGTGCAGGATCACGGCAACACGTCCGCCGCTTCGATCCCGCTCGCTCTGGACACGGCGGTCCGCGACGGGCGGGTGAAGCGCGGCGATGTCGTGGTCCTGGAGGCGATGGGCGGTGGCTTCACATGGGGCGCCGTCGTCGTACGCTGGTAG
- a CDS encoding efflux RND transporter permease subunit: MPRFFIDRPIFAWVVAIFIVLAGVLALPNLPIAQYPNVAPPQITISTAYPGASPEDLYLQVTRPIEEELNGIEGMLYFESTSEATGAVSINVTFESGTEVSQAVVDTQNRLRRVESSLPQEVMQQGVLVEEAGTSFLMVVALTSDETSDLDAVGLGDYIARNVLNEVRRVEGVGRAQLFASERAMRIWIDPDKLVGLNLSTADVTAAISQQNAQVAAGSIGASPNPVSQQITATMLVQGQLRTPEEFGQIVLRSNADGSLVRLSDVARVEIDAEDYNFNTFLNGQPSAAIGVQLSPTGNALEASQGVRAVMEELAPLFPPGVTYAIPYDTTPFVSASIEQVLHTLLEAVLLVFVVMFVFLQNFRYTIIPTLVVPIALAGTLAVMFVAGFSINVLTMFAMVLAIGILVDDAIVVVENVERIMASEGLPPKEATRKAMDQITGALIGIVLVLTAVFIPLAFFPGSVGIIYQQFSLTMATSILFSGFLALSLTPALCATFLKPIKGGHGHQKKGPFGWFNRGFDRTSKGYVSMVGSFARRAGRMMIIYLALLVGLGYFYTQIPSAFLPQEDQGFLIANFQGPSGATSNRLREVTSAAEDFVLEQPGVANMITIQGFSFSGQGPNAGLAFITLDDWGDRGPESSADALSGAITGHIIQFRDAIAFALSPPPIQGLGNTGGFAFRLQDRANNGTAALLAARDQLMAAASESPILGDLRFEGLPDGPQVALSIDREKANAFGVTFADINQTISSSMGSAYINDFPNAGRMQRVTVQADERGRMRVEDVLNLNVRNAQGGMVPISAFATADWTLGSSQLVGYNGYPSVRLSGDAAPGYSSGAAIAEMERLASELPAGFAYEWTGQSLQEIQSGNQAPFLIGLSILFVFLCLSALYESWSIPFSVMLVVPLGIIGCVAAVTLAGLENDVYFTVGIITIVGLSAKNAILIVEVAKDLMMEGRSLTEAALEAAQLRFRPILMTSLAFTMGVLPMALASGASAASQNAIGITVIGGMISATILAIFFVPVFFVFVLHWTGWSKKIEKRRESEKNEGGGSGNEMHPAPAE; encoded by the coding sequence ATGCCTCGCTTTTTCATCGACCGGCCCATCTTCGCATGGGTCGTCGCGATCTTCATCGTGCTCGCCGGTGTCCTCGCGCTGCCGAACCTGCCGATCGCGCAGTATCCGAACGTCGCGCCGCCGCAGATCACCATCTCCACCGCCTATCCCGGCGCCTCGCCCGAGGACCTGTATCTGCAGGTCACGCGGCCGATCGAGGAGGAGCTGAACGGCATCGAGGGCATGCTCTACTTCGAGTCCACCTCGGAGGCGACCGGTGCCGTCTCGATCAACGTCACCTTCGAGTCCGGCACGGAAGTGTCGCAGGCCGTGGTAGACACGCAGAATCGTCTGCGACGCGTGGAATCCTCCCTCCCCCAGGAGGTCATGCAGCAGGGCGTCCTCGTCGAGGAAGCAGGCACGAGCTTCCTGATGGTGGTGGCGCTCACCTCCGACGAGACGAGCGACCTCGACGCCGTGGGTCTCGGCGACTACATCGCGCGGAACGTGCTCAACGAGGTGCGGCGCGTAGAGGGCGTCGGCCGCGCTCAGCTCTTCGCCTCCGAGCGCGCCATGCGCATCTGGATCGACCCCGACAAGCTCGTCGGCCTGAACCTTTCGACCGCCGACGTCACCGCGGCGATATCGCAGCAGAACGCCCAGGTGGCTGCCGGCTCGATCGGCGCCTCCCCCAATCCGGTGAGCCAGCAGATCACCGCGACCATGCTGGTGCAGGGCCAGTTGCGCACGCCCGAGGAGTTCGGCCAGATCGTGCTGCGCTCGAACGCCGATGGCTCTCTCGTGCGCCTATCGGACGTCGCGCGTGTCGAGATCGACGCGGAAGACTATAACTTCAACACCTTCCTCAACGGTCAGCCTTCGGCGGCCATCGGCGTGCAGCTCTCGCCGACCGGCAACGCGCTGGAAGCCTCGCAGGGCGTGCGTGCGGTCATGGAGGAGCTCGCGCCCCTCTTCCCGCCGGGCGTCACCTACGCCATCCCCTACGACACGACGCCCTTCGTCTCGGCCTCGATCGAGCAGGTGCTGCACACGCTTCTCGAAGCCGTGCTCCTCGTCTTCGTCGTGATGTTCGTGTTCCTGCAGAACTTCCGCTACACGATCATCCCGACGCTTGTCGTTCCGATCGCTCTCGCGGGCACGCTTGCCGTGATGTTCGTGGCCGGATTCTCGATCAACGTCCTCACCATGTTCGCGATGGTGCTGGCTATCGGCATTCTCGTCGACGACGCCATCGTGGTCGTCGAGAACGTCGAACGCATCATGGCGAGCGAAGGGCTGCCTCCGAAGGAAGCGACCCGCAAGGCGATGGACCAGATCACCGGCGCGCTGATCGGCATCGTGCTGGTGCTGACGGCGGTGTTCATTCCGCTCGCTTTCTTCCCCGGCTCGGTCGGCATCATCTACCAGCAGTTCTCGCTGACGATGGCGACGTCCATCCTGTTCTCGGGCTTCCTCGCCCTGTCGCTGACCCCGGCGCTGTGCGCGACCTTCCTGAAACCGATCAAGGGCGGTCACGGGCATCAGAAGAAGGGGCCCTTCGGCTGGTTCAACCGCGGGTTCGACCGGACTTCGAAGGGCTATGTCTCGATGGTGGGCAGCTTCGCCAGACGTGCGGGACGGATGATGATCATCTATCTCGCGCTGCTGGTCGGGCTCGGCTACTTCTACACGCAGATTCCGTCGGCCTTCCTTCCCCAGGAAGACCAGGGCTTCCTTATCGCCAATTTCCAGGGGCCTTCGGGCGCGACCTCCAACCGTCTGCGTGAAGTAACTTCGGCCGCCGAGGATTTTGTCCTTGAGCAGCCGGGCGTCGCCAACATGATCACGATCCAGGGCTTCTCGTTCTCGGGACAGGGCCCGAACGCGGGCCTGGCCTTCATCACGCTGGACGACTGGGGCGATCGAGGGCCGGAATCGAGCGCCGACGCGCTTTCGGGTGCCATCACGGGACACATTATCCAGTTCCGCGACGCGATCGCCTTCGCGCTCTCCCCGCCGCCGATCCAGGGCCTCGGCAACACGGGCGGCTTCGCCTTCCGTCTGCAGGACCGAGCCAACAACGGCACGGCTGCCCTTCTGGCCGCCCGTGACCAGTTGATGGCAGCGGCGAGCGAAAGCCCGATCCTCGGAGACCTGCGCTTCGAGGGCCTGCCCGATGGGCCGCAGGTGGCGCTGTCGATCGATCGCGAAAAGGCCAACGCCTTCGGCGTAACCTTCGCCGACATCAACCAGACCATCTCTTCGAGCATGGGGTCCGCGTACATCAACGACTTCCCGAACGCCGGACGCATGCAACGCGTCACGGTCCAGGCGGACGAGCGAGGGCGCATGCGCGTCGAGGACGTCCTGAACCTCAACGTGCGCAATGCGCAGGGCGGCATGGTGCCGATCTCGGCCTTCGCCACGGCGGACTGGACGCTCGGCTCCTCGCAGCTCGTGGGCTACAATGGCTATCCCTCGGTGCGCCTCTCCGGAGACGCGGCTCCCGGCTACTCGTCCGGCGCGGCGATCGCGGAGATGGAGCGGCTGGCGTCCGAGCTGCCGGCGGGCTTCGCCTACGAGTGGACGGGACAGTCGCTGCAGGAGATCCAGTCGGGCAACCAGGCGCCATTCCTGATCGGCCTGTCCATCCTGTTCGTGTTCCTCTGCCTTTCCGCGCTTTACGAGAGCTGGTCGATCCCGTTCTCGGTCATGCTGGTCGTGCCGCTCGGCATCATCGGTTGCGTAGCGGCGGTGACGCTGGCGGGTCTGGAGAACGACGTCTACTTCACCGTCGGCATCATCACGATCGTGGGCCTTTCGGCCAAGAACGCGATCCTGATCGTGGAGGTCGCCAAGGACCTGATGATGGAGGGCCGCAGCCTGACGGAGGCGGCGCTGGAAGCGGCGCAGTTGCGCTTCCGCCCGATCCTGATGACCTCGCTCGCCTTCACGATGGGCGTCCTGCCCATGGCGCTCGCCTCGGGTGCCTCGGCCGCCAGCCAGAACGCCATCGGCATCACGGTGATCGGCGGCATGATCTCCGCGACGATCCTGGCGATCTTCTTCGTGCCCGTCTTCTTCGTGTTCGTCCTGCACTGGACGGGCTGGAGCAAGAAGATCGAGAAGAGGCGCGAGAGCGAAAAGAATGAAGGCGGCGGCAGCGGCAACGAAATGCACCCCGCCCCCGCCGAATAA
- a CDS encoding MerR family transcriptional regulator, with protein MSDKSADAFRTISEVAEDLDLPQHVLRFWETRFPQIKPMKRGGGRRYYRPDDVALLKGIRFLLYVRGFTIKGVQRILKENGNRFVISIGAGDLSGLEAVQAQKPMPREDDGPQPALHDDEIEPPGVMAGDVAERRRPLSNLFFGEKGRAASTLPPAQTAELNRVLLELLELKRLLDQTR; from the coding sequence ATGAGCGACAAGAGCGCAGACGCCTTCCGCACGATCTCGGAGGTCGCCGAGGATCTGGACCTGCCGCAGCACGTGCTGCGGTTCTGGGAGACACGGTTCCCGCAGATCAAGCCGATGAAGCGCGGTGGCGGCCGGCGCTACTATCGCCCGGACGACGTGGCGCTGCTCAAGGGCATCCGCTTCCTTCTCTACGTGCGCGGCTTCACCATCAAGGGCGTGCAGCGCATCCTGAAGGAGAACGGCAACCGCTTCGTCATCTCGATCGGCGCCGGCGACCTGTCGGGGCTCGAGGCCGTGCAGGCCCAGAAGCCGATGCCGCGCGAGGATGATGGGCCGCAGCCCGCGCTCCATGATGACGAGATCGAGCCGCCGGGCGTGATGGCGGGCGACGTGGCCGAGCGCCGCCGCCCCTTGTCGAACCTGTTCTTCGGCGAGAAGGGCAGGGCAGCATCCACGCTTCCGCCCGCACAGACCGCGGAACTCAACCGCGTCCTCCTCGAGCTTCTGGAACTCAAGCGTCTGCTCGATCAGACGCGCTGA